A stretch of the Archangium violaceum genome encodes the following:
- a CDS encoding zinc ribbon domain-containing protein, whose protein sequence is MTAVVVAGCERCGSALEEGDLRCPICGLAADALRARGLVPVKERAKVVRCDTCGASLEYSAEVKAPRCAFCASVMHVEMTADPLEQAEAFLPFTVEPAVAREALGRFLSEKRFFRPSNLATAAALESLRPMWWPAWGFSAGARVSWAADSDAGSGRSAWAPHAGQADMTFEDILVSASRGLKERECKQLAGAYSLTTQEREPRGPEDAQVERFDVTRSGARRQILAGVEAEARERVEREHIPGRRHRNVHVAVMLSSLETKRYALPAYVLAYRYRDKLYRVVVHGQDAGVVLGDAPVSVAKVVLVVGAVLLVLVALVLLFAR, encoded by the coding sequence ATGACGGCGGTGGTGGTGGCGGGGTGCGAGCGGTGCGGGAGCGCGCTGGAGGAGGGGGACCTGCGCTGCCCCATCTGCGGGCTGGCGGCGGATGCGCTCCGGGCGCGGGGCCTGGTACCGGTGAAGGAGCGGGCGAAGGTGGTGCGGTGCGACACGTGCGGGGCCTCGCTGGAGTACTCGGCGGAGGTGAAGGCGCCGCGGTGCGCGTTCTGCGCGTCGGTGATGCACGTGGAGATGACGGCGGATCCGCTGGAGCAGGCGGAGGCCTTCCTGCCCTTCACGGTGGAGCCGGCGGTGGCGCGCGAGGCGCTGGGGCGCTTCCTGTCGGAGAAGCGCTTCTTCCGGCCGTCGAACCTGGCGACGGCGGCGGCGCTGGAGTCGCTGCGGCCGATGTGGTGGCCGGCGTGGGGCTTCAGCGCGGGAGCGCGGGTGAGCTGGGCGGCGGACTCGGACGCGGGGAGTGGCCGCTCGGCCTGGGCGCCGCACGCGGGGCAGGCGGACATGACGTTCGAGGACATCCTCGTGTCCGCGTCGCGGGGATTGAAGGAGCGCGAGTGCAAGCAGCTGGCGGGCGCGTACTCCCTGACGACCCAGGAGCGCGAGCCACGAGGGCCGGAGGACGCGCAGGTGGAGCGCTTCGACGTGACGCGCTCGGGGGCGCGGCGGCAGATATTGGCGGGGGTGGAGGCGGAGGCGCGCGAGCGGGTGGAGCGCGAGCACATTCCAGGCAGGCGCCATCGCAACGTGCACGTGGCGGTGATGCTCTCCAGCCTGGAGACGAAGCGCTACGCGCTGCCGGCGTATGTGTTGGCCTATCGGTACCGGGACAAGCTGTACCGGGTGGTGGTGCACGGCCAGGACGCGGGCGTGGTGCTGGGCGACGCGCCGGTGTCGGTGGCGAAGGTGGTGCTGGTGGTGGGCGCGGTGCTGCTGGTCTTGGTGGCGCTGGTGTTGCTCTTCGCCCGCTGA
- the mtnA gene encoding S-methyl-5-thioribose-1-phosphate isomerase, which yields MKVHGKPMRSIWIETDGWSVGIIDQTRLPHAFVTLRLTTLDEAAHAIRSMQVRGAPLIGAVAAYGVCLALRGDASDVALERACTQLQATRPTAVNLRWALDEMRQALRPLSPSERLAAAYQRAAALCDEDVAINRAIGEHGLGLIASAWASKGRQGRVNVLTHCNAGWLATVDWGTALAPLYLAHDKGIPLHVWVDETRPRNQGAGLTAWELGQHGVPHTVIADNVGGHLMQHGEVDLCIVGTDRTTARGDVANKIGTYLKALAAKDNGVPFYVALPSPTIDWTLEDGVRDIPIEQRDGRELTDISGRLPSGEVVTVRVTPEGSPVANYGFDVTPARLVTALVTERGVCAASTEGLLSLFPERRPVRGTGT from the coding sequence ATGAAGGTCCACGGAAAGCCGATGCGCAGCATCTGGATCGAAACCGACGGCTGGTCGGTCGGCATCATCGATCAGACGCGCCTGCCCCACGCATTCGTGACGCTGCGGCTCACGACGCTCGACGAGGCGGCGCACGCCATCCGCTCCATGCAGGTGCGAGGGGCGCCGCTCATCGGGGCGGTGGCGGCCTACGGGGTGTGCCTGGCGCTGCGCGGGGACGCCTCCGACGTGGCGCTCGAGCGGGCGTGCACGCAACTGCAGGCCACGCGGCCCACGGCGGTGAACCTGCGCTGGGCGCTCGACGAGATGCGCCAGGCCCTGCGCCCGCTCTCCCCGTCCGAGCGGCTCGCGGCGGCGTACCAGCGGGCCGCGGCCCTGTGTGACGAGGACGTGGCCATCAACCGGGCCATTGGCGAACACGGGCTGGGGCTCATCGCATCGGCGTGGGCGAGCAAGGGCCGTCAGGGGCGGGTGAACGTGCTGACGCACTGCAACGCGGGCTGGCTGGCCACGGTGGACTGGGGCACGGCGCTCGCGCCCCTCTACCTGGCGCATGACAAGGGCATCCCCCTCCACGTCTGGGTGGACGAGACGCGTCCGCGCAACCAGGGCGCGGGCCTGACGGCGTGGGAGCTGGGGCAGCACGGCGTGCCGCACACGGTCATCGCGGACAACGTGGGAGGCCACCTCATGCAGCACGGCGAGGTGGACCTGTGCATCGTGGGCACGGACCGCACCACGGCCCGAGGCGACGTGGCGAACAAGATTGGCACGTACCTCAAGGCGCTGGCGGCGAAGGACAACGGAGTGCCCTTCTACGTGGCGCTGCCCTCGCCCACCATCGACTGGACGCTGGAGGACGGGGTGCGCGACATCCCCATCGAGCAGCGGGATGGACGCGAGCTCACGGACATCAGCGGGCGGCTGCCCTCGGGCGAGGTGGTGACGGTGCGGGTGACGCCGGAGGGGAGCCCGGTGGCCAACTACGGCTTCGACGTGACGCCGGCGCGGCTGGTGACGGCGCTCGTCACGGAGCGCGGGGTGTGCGCTGCCTCCACCGAGGGACTGCTGTCGCTCTTCCCCGAGCGGCGGCCCGTGCGTGGGACGGGAACGTGA
- a CDS encoding S-methyl-5'-thioadenosine phosphorylase: MAHPSPPVIGIIGGSGLYQIDGLQDVSWRKVSSPHGEPSDELCFGTLEGTQVVFLPRHGRGHRISPSDINFRANIDALKRVGVTDVISVSAVGSLREDLPPGTFVVVDQFIDRTFARTKSFFGTGCVAHVSMAKPVCSRLGDALMSSCQGLEISAKRGGTYLVMEGPQFSSLAESELYRSWGCSVIGMTNMPEAKLAREAELCYATVAMVTDFDCWHPGHDAVTVDQVVSVLMANAGKARALVKSVVPLLGKHAGPCRQGCQTALDHALMTAPEVRDPTILARLDAVAGRVLKR, from the coding sequence ATGGCGCACCCGTCCCCTCCCGTCATCGGCATCATCGGAGGCAGCGGCCTCTACCAAATCGACGGCCTCCAGGACGTCTCCTGGCGCAAGGTGTCCTCGCCCCACGGCGAGCCCTCGGACGAGCTGTGCTTCGGCACACTCGAGGGCACGCAGGTGGTGTTCCTCCCCCGCCATGGCCGGGGGCACCGCATTTCGCCCTCCGACATCAACTTCCGCGCCAACATCGACGCGCTCAAGCGGGTGGGCGTGACGGACGTCATCTCCGTGTCCGCGGTGGGTAGCCTGCGCGAGGACCTGCCGCCGGGCACCTTCGTGGTGGTGGACCAGTTCATCGACCGCACCTTCGCGCGCACCAAGAGCTTCTTCGGCACCGGCTGCGTGGCCCACGTGTCCATGGCGAAGCCGGTGTGCTCGCGGCTGGGCGACGCGCTGATGAGCAGCTGCCAGGGGCTCGAGATCTCCGCGAAGCGCGGCGGCACGTACCTCGTCATGGAGGGGCCCCAGTTCTCCTCGCTCGCCGAGAGCGAGCTGTACCGGAGCTGGGGGTGCAGCGTGATTGGCATGACGAACATGCCCGAGGCCAAGCTCGCCCGGGAGGCGGAGCTCTGCTACGCGACGGTGGCGATGGTGACGGACTTCGACTGCTGGCATCCGGGCCACGACGCCGTCACCGTGGACCAGGTCGTCTCCGTGCTGATGGCCAACGCGGGCAAGGCCCGGGCGCTGGTGAAGAGCGTGGTGCCGCTGCTGGGCAAGCACGCGGGCCCCTGCCGCCAGGGCTGCCAGACGGCGCTCGACCATGCGCTGATGACCGCCCCCGAGGTGAGGGACCCCACGATCCTCGCACGGCTGGACGCGGTGGCCGGCCGGGTCCTCAAGCGCTAG